GTCATCCAGTGTGCCCTCACCAAACAGGAGATATGCAAAAAAGCTTGTGGCAATGTAAACACTGGAGCACAGGACCAGCGATGTTCGCACGATCGGTTTGATCTGTGTTCTGTCTTCAAGTTCATTGTCAATGCTGTGAACTTTAGAATCATGAATAGGATGAATTAGAATCTGAATTTTTGAAGAATCAGAAAGGTATCTGTTCGATGGTAGTGCTTACCGTTGTAGTGGCAGATGTAGGCAGTAACAAGAACAGGGACAGCTGTAAAAAGATTCCAGATAGAATTTAGACCATCTAATTCTGGAAAAAGTTTGGGCATTGCTACAGTTCCATTGAAAAGCTTGATGATGGCAATTCCAGCAGTAATTACAACAAAAACCACTGCCAGGGCAACTGATAGCGCAGATGTGTATCTCAATGAATCTGTGGGAAATAACAAGATTTATTTTTATTAACATGCAGTTAAAAATAGGGAATATGATGAAGGGTATTTTTCACAACATGCAAACATGTACACATACCCAAACGCTTAAAGCTCACCAGTGGAGCAAACACCAAAAGAGCTGTAGCAAGAAGAACAATAGGACGCGAATTCCACATATGAGCTCCAAACCAGCCCTCCAATATGCCACGATGATGAACACCGGCTGATGTTGTTCCAGACAATACATCACCTATCAAAAGTTTAAGAACCAGTGTCAGTTGCGGTTCATTGCATATAAAGTTCATTTTAAGGAACAACGTGTTATTCAACAGGAAAATTTCCTTCTCTGTTTTTTCAGCAGGAGAGAAACTATTGTCAGCAAGGCGGTAACTAAGTTTCTTGAATTAACCAGAAAGCGATATACTAAGGAAACACATATCAAAAGCTGGGTCACATGAATTTGAAAATACATTCTATCTGAAAGTTTTAAGTAAAAATTGGAATTATATGGGCTCCAAAGGCATGCCCAAAAAGTGCTGTGTCATCATCTCATTTAAAAAGGACTACTAAGTGTACCTGGAGAACTACATTTCTCATACCTAGTCATTTCATCTGTACGTCTCAAAATGTTCAAAAGTAATATTAGAAGTAGAGGGCCGAATGCTGGGTTTAAGAGTACCTATGATAATCATGTAAACAATTAGCACGCCAACATTGTTTATGATGATGGAGGCCTGCAGTGCGATTCTCCCCCACTGTCCAAAAACCTCACCCATCAGCCACCCATATGATGTAATCTTGCCCTGGTGGCTGCACCTGACAAGCATGTCAATGGATGCCTCTGTGAGCAGTGCCACAATGATGATCATCAGAATTCCCGGGATAATGCCCAGCATCTTGATACTTGCTGGCAGGGCCATAATTCCAGCCCCAACTATGGTGGTCGACAGATTGAAAACTGCCCCTGAGAATGAAGCACCATTGAACTCATGAAACCCATCATCCTCCTCCACCTTGACTGGAAGAAGTGGTGTGGTCTCATCTCTTATTTCCTTACGCGCTGATTGCTGGTTCCCGTTTGATGATCCATCTCCGATCGCCATATTTCTTTATCTCTGTGACTCTCCTGGATGGGAAATATTTCCAGTCAGCAATTCAGTGCAATAGATTACTGATTTAAATGACCAATTATATACATGTCTTTTTGCTCATATGTTTCCTATAATGAAATCTATCttgttctttttcaaaaaaaaaatttatctTGTTTTGAGTGGGACACTCAGTTTCATTTCCATTTCTTACGTTATTTAGCCATACTAATTACCTTAAGTAGATGTGCAGTTTTGTTAAATCAATACAGATccattgagaaaaaaaaaaactgatagCAAGTTTCAGTTCATAGTCAGAGTAAGCAGACAAAATAAGCTTTCCTAAAACAAAAGTAGTAGGCCAGTTAAACCATGCCCCAAATTCCAATCTTTCcaacacaattcacataatcaCATCAACAAAAAACTCGAGACAACCCACCATGGCAACTAGCAAATACACCGTCATTATTGGCCTAAAATTGCCGGACTCGAACGGAACCTACAAACTACTAGTGAAATAAGAACAACCTTCATCCTCTACCGAATTCACCTCAGATGAACCCAGTACAATCACAAAGAACAGAAGGAAATGGACTCTCCCATAATCCAACCCAAGCAAGAAGAACCATCGGCTCCTCACCACGAACTCAACGCACAGAGGATGGAATCATGGAAAGAGATAGGGAAAGGCCAAACCTTGCCACAACTCAATTCTCTGAATTATGAGATCCCTTCCGGATCTGAGGCCAAACAATGAACCACTGAACTGAACCAGAGCCAAGCAGGCAGAATTTGGGGAgacctctctccccctctctccgGTCTGCACAGACCAGCTCGCTTTATAGCCAGGAAACGCAGAGCTGCATCCAGGTGATGCAATTAGCCCAGCCAAACAATGGATCCAATCAGATCCTGTCGCTGTCCACTGTCCACGCGCTACAGTTTCCCCCCGCCCGCGGTGATTCCCCCCGTCGATGTCGACGCAAGAACCGACTGGCCTGGCCCCCCCCTTCCCTTGGAACCTTGCGGACGAGGTGGCGTCAGGTGATTGGATCGACTGGCCTGCAGTTCCCCTCCTCCCTGACCGCGTCGCCGTGTCGCTCTTCGCTCCCGCGCGCAGTTCGCCTACAGTGTGGATGTGGTTGCTGTTGCGAGCCTGCGAGGCTTGGCCAGTTGGCCTACGCAAACGCAACCTGAAGACGTATTCAACGTTTACGTAAACAAAGCAGGAAGACGTATTGCTAAGGCACCTCGAAGGCGGAGACGTCTGACCGCGTCCGCGGTCCGCGTGACGGCGTGAGGAGTGGGCAGACCCAACACACCGAACTCGAGACGGGGACGCCACGCCTCACACGGCGacggccgcaccaccaccaccccatcCGTTCCCctccccaccgccgcgccgccgccgccgcccgcctcccatGGCGGACTTCGGCGACGAGCTCTTCCTCGACGTCGGCGACGACGGGTTCGGCGATCTCTCCTACGTCACCCTCTCCCAGTCCATCGAGGAGGATCTCGCCTGCCCACGCAACCTCCCCTCCCCCGGGGGCTTCGACCTCGGAACCCTAACCCCCACCCCGGGCTCCCCCTTCTCCTTCGACTCCGACCCCGACCTCAGCGGCCTCTCCCCCTCGCAGCCCCCCTCCCCGCCCTTCTGGGACTGCCTCGAGGCCGAGCTCGCCGACCACGGATTCGAGTGGGAGGACATCGCCGACGCTGCCCCTGGCGTCGGCGGCAGGGGTGGAGCTGCTGctagcggtggtggaggcggagggcgaggaCTGGGAGTCGacatcgacctcgacgccgacgtgtTCGGGTTCGTCGACGAGCGGGAGATGCTGGGCGTGATGGAGGGGATCGACAGCGGGGACGACGACTCGATCTTCTCCGACGGGCCGCCGTTCGACTTCGGCGAAGGCGACGCGGAGCTCGACGGCATCTTCCGGGGCGGTGTCGGCTGGGAGCTGCTCCCGGTGCCGCTGGATGAGGACGAGTTCGAGGTGCTGCCGGGGCACCTGGCGGACGCGGCGGTGGGTGgagccccgccggcggcgcgcgcggcggtggagcggcTCCAGGTGGTGGCCGTCCGAGGGGAGGAGGCTGCGCAGGGGTGCGCCGTGTGCAAGGACGGGATCGCGCAGGGGGAGCTCGCCACGCGGCTGCCGTGCGCGCATTTCTACCATGGAGCCTGCATTGGGCCGTGGCTTGCCATACGGAACTCGTGCCCGGTGTGCCGGTACGAGCTGCCCACTGATGACCCTGAGTACgagcggcggagggcgaggcgCCGTTCCATCTCAACAGCACAGCTGGGTGGCCTGATGCAAATGTGAACAAGGTGGATTTGTGGTAGGTGTTGGATGCAATTCCATTGTTTCACAGAAGTGAGAAACCTCACTCATTGATTGCACGCCAATAGCAGTACTTGTATGGTATGAGATTTTTCAGGATTTAGCTGTTTGTTCTTGGGAGTTGAATGGTAAGAACAATTGTCGTAACATTTGTAAATACATCTTGTTGCTCCAATAATATAGCAAACTCTTTCTTATTGTTTTTCAGAGGTTGATCGTAGAATGTTTGCTGGTAGTTGCTTGCTCGGCGAGTGCCATCCATCATAATATCAGAATAAACATTGCAGCTACTTGTTTTCTGTGCATGAGGTCTCAATTTAGCCAAGCCTATCTGTTGGCTTCAACTGAAACAACAGTGTGTATGTTAAGCTAAGATTTGCTTAGACtgctatttatatttttatgtaATTGTTTGCTTATGTGAACTTGGCTGCTCTACTcgccgcaaaaaaaaaaaaaaaaaaaaagaggctgCCCTACTAGTTGTACAATTCTCCAGTTAGCATAATCCCAGTTGATGTATTGAAGTTCAGTTTACCCTCTAAAAAAGTTGAAACCAATTTACAAGTGCTTTGAAAGGCAAGTAGCCAAATGAAGTATGCAGTCACTTTAGCAGTAGATGATTGTTCAAAAATGTAAAATGGTACATTTGATTTTATGTTTTTTCTGCAGTGTCCTTTGCACATGGTTACCTATTACAACTAGATCAACCTGCAGGAACACGCTGGAAGAAAACAGTGTTGTTAGAGTATTAAATGGGTTCTCTTATGCTTATTCAGGAAAAAATGAGGGAGGCATGACACTGATTTTATATTAAAATGTACTCAGTGCTTACTCAGTATCTGCATTGCGGTGAATCTAGCTCTTAAGAAACCTTAGTTACCAGATACGTTTTTCTGTGTGATCTTGATACAAAGTTAGTTTTCTTATGTGAACTCATTTGACCCACTCTTAGGTGGTACAATTCTCGCATAGGCATAATCCCAATTGATGTATTAAAAATTCAGTTTACCCCCCAAAAGATATCTGAACCAATTTACAAGTGTTTTGAAAGGAAAGTAGGCAAATGAAGTATGCAATCACTGTTTAGCAGTAGATGGTTGTCAGAAATTTAAAATGGTATGCTTGATTTATGTTTTTTTGGTACTTGGATACCTATTGCAGATTTGCAGACCAACCTGCAGGAACACGCTGGGAGAGAAAAAATTGTTAGAATACTAGATGGGTTCTCATGCTTATTCAGGGAAAAAATGAGAGGGAGGCAGTGTTACCATTTTTCACTCAGTATCTGCAATGGGGTGAATAGCTCTTAATAAACCTTAGTCACTAGTGTAGACTGTAGTAGTGTAGTTACTAGCTACATTATTCTGGTGATCTTGATACAAACTTTGGCGTGCTGACTGTTCAATAGTTTTGGCTTTTGGTTTTGGGTTGTCTTCATGTGTGCCCTTTTCTAGAGTACTACTTTGTAACCATCAGTGATCTGTGCCCACTGACTATTTGGACAATTAATAGATGACTAATGTCTGATCAGGTGACTTATGGTTAGATgctgggagaaaaaaaaattgttagaaTACTAGATGGGTTCTCTTATGGTTATTCAGGGAAAAAATGAGAGGGAGGCATAACATTGATTATATATTAAACTGTACTTAGTGCTTACCATTTTTACTCAGTATCTGCAATGTGGTGAATAGCTCTTAAGAAACTTTAGTTACTAGCTATATTACTCTGGTGATCTTGATACGAACGTCAGCCTGCTTACTGTTTCAATAGTTCTGTCTTTTAGTTTTGGATTGCCTTCAAATGTGCCCTTTTTCTAGAGTACTAGTAGCCATCCATTCTGTTCAGTAATCTGTGTGCCCCCTGACTGTTTGGACAATTAATAGACAACTAATGTCAGATCAGGTGACTTAATAATACTTGTTATAGCAGCAGTGTTTTGCAGTAGATGGTTGTTTTGAATTTAAAATAGTTATTGCAAAATACTTGATTTTCAACTGTTATTGACTTCAATATGTTCTGTAACTACTAACTAGCATGTAGGGGCTGTTTGGGTGTCTCCCTGGCCTGGGAGCACTTGCCCAGGCAGACCGATCCAGCACCAGGCGCTTGGAATCAAGCGCCTGGGAGTGCTGCCTGGAGCAGGTAACTTTTCCAGGGGTCAATCCAAATAGGCCCATAATGCAATGTTTTTCACACAATGGTATCAACCTGTAGGAACATGCTGGAACAGAACAGTCTTGTTGCTACTAGAGTATTACATTAGATGAAGCTCTCTTATATGCCTCAAGAATAAAAATGAGGAGGCATAATATTGATGTTACATTACAACTTAATGCTTACTACTGAGTATTAATCTAGTTGCCAGCTGTGAGCATTTTTAAGTTAACATTATTGATCACTGCTAATCTTGATATAAACATCATCCTGCTGGCTATATTCAATAGTTCTGGCTTTTAGATCTCCTTTATGGCTTTATGTTTTCCCACTTCTATTGTAGCAGTAGAAGTAGTTTATAAATCTATAAACGTCCATGCTGTTCCATAATGGTCGTTTCAAGCTTTTCCActttttgtttccaagttttCAACTGATAGTGGATCTTCTGTATTCTCCTGATTCGGGCTCTACTTGAGGTATACCTGAAGGTTATTTCCCCTTATTTTCTGCTGATGGTCCTGTTCAAATGCCTGTCAGTGATAttatgggcctgtttggtagtgctccacgcagctccagatcctcaaAAATAGCTCTGCTCTAGAATTTTTCAGCCAAATGGTTTTagatccagcaactccaccacggatctgctccacgaaaacggtggatctacccccagatccatggatttggtggagcacctcagggtgtgctccacgaaatcaaatttggtggagttggaggaaattaccgaccactgccactcattagtggaaaatgaccggttcgttctatttcttcACAGCTTCCTCTCGCGCTGCCATGGCCGCGCCCCGCTCGTCgcagccccgccgcgccccgctcgCCGGACCGCCGCCCCGTACCTGTCGGAGCACCGCCCCGCCTGCCGGAGCGCCGTCTCGCTTCGCCGGCGGCCCGCGCGCCCCTCCCGCTCGAGCGCCGTCctggccgccggtgaggccgcgcccgcccgccgtccCGCTCCgcccgtcggagcaccgcccgCCCGTCGAAGCCCCCCGCACCCGCCCGCCTGGCCACCGGCGGGGCCGCGCCTGCCAGCACGCCGCCTGCCGGAGCGCCGTCCCGCCCACCAGAGCCCCGCCCCACACCCGGCCATCGGtgaggccgcgcccgcccgccgccccgctccgcccgtcggagcaccgccccgcccgccgaagCCCCGCCCCGCacctggccgccggcgcggccgcgcccgccagcgcacgcgaggccgccggcgaggtcgtgCCCGCCAGCACCTCAACCATGCGTGCTACAGCGTCAGGAaggagatatttttttattctgatgaaTGGGCCCAAATTGCCAGTGAGATAAAGATAAGAAtggagctgtaccaaacgctttttgagatattagatccacggtggagcagctctatggcggagctagctggatctatggatttggagctattttttcagagctggagctctaccaaacaggccctatggGCCAGTTTGgtacggcttcggcttctgaggagccactttttttttctctggctCTCCAtataaaacggctccggctcctctagtGCTCCAAGGTGGAGCCGTTTTTGACCAAACGATTTGGTAGAGGTTTAGCTGGAGCCGCAGGAGAAGCTGGAGCTGGATTcctgccaaactggccctaTGTTTCACCACCGCGGATGAGATTGCAGCTCGACTTCTGCTATACAAATCAAGTAACTGATACAAGTTCCATGCCTCAGGTCAGATATGATATACTGCCGTGAAAGAAATGCGACAAATTCTGCAAGGCCGCAATTAGGCAAGTAGGAATCGTGTGTCTGTGCAGCTTACCCTGTTCAATATTTAAGCGTTTACCTTGTTCGATAGTTCAGTCAGCAAAATGAAGCATGGTTACACTGGAATTATGAGACACTGCTGCAAATCTTTTTCACTCCCTTTGGTGCTAATAATAGCGATGGCTAACGGCTCGGCAGCTGCAGCCGCCTGTGGTGATCAGGTGAATCCTCCTGTGGTTCGTCTCTTGAAAAaatctctgaactctgaaggggCAGACTGATGGTCAGCTAGGAGTTTTGATTTGGGTGCCTtgcagcttttgagcttttttgAAAAGTTGCTGCTAGCTTTTTTTTCCCGAAAAGTCAACACtaacttttagaagatgtgtttaacATCAACTTTtaaaactgagctttccagTTTTCCATATAAACTTTTTCAGAAGTTGCACGAGAAATACGTTGTTTGTTTGACCTTCTGATTTTTCATACTGCGAAGTTGCTAGGAATCTCGAACAAATAggttttttttggcaaaaaccTTATAGTACATTTAAGGGCGGAGGTAGTACTTGAACCGGCCTCGTTTTGATACATGTACCAACTTTAGCTGATATTGACACGGTGCCGCGGTGCGTCGTGTCATGCCTGTCCAGCTTTGATTCTTCCAGCAGGTGTTCCTCGTGGTGGTTGGCAACCAGTAGTAGTGGTTTTTGGTTGGACTAGCAGCGAGGATACACCGCATCCGCAGCCTCTCTATTCTAGCTCTATCTACTGACATGAGCTATGTGGCTTTTTGTTGCACAACCTTTGCACCGATGCCTGCACTGCACTTTGCACCGTGCAATGACGAATAGGAATGCAGATGGACGGATACCGGTGACGTTTCAGTGCCTGAACTCTGAACAATGGAGCCATGGATGACCAATCTCCTGTCATGGCCCCTGTTTGTACGATACTACACTTGGCCCTTTGATGCCGGGGGGGAAAAGCTGCTGCTGGCCAATGGTGTCCAAGACCAGAGCTTTGTCTCGCCTGTCCTCGAGAAAGCTttgggtcggcggcggccggcgctggtCGCCGGCGGCTACTCTCATGCTGTGTTGCAGAAAACTACCATCCGATCCTTGCACTGGTATATATACGCAATGGCCGTGGTAATTTCAGATGAAACAATATATAATTCGAATAGAGAGTTTTACTGCATTGCAAACTGGTGTAATAACCAGCGTCTAAGGCTCCAAATCTATCTGCTATAGTAACTCATACTAGGCTCTGACCTTATGATCGGTCAGATCATGTATATATCCAACAAAAGCATGGACGGTGATTCCGAGATCGATTCAGAGAGTGAGCAACCTCAGGAGCTCGACGATCACTTGTCTCTTCTCACCATAGTCAGCTATGCACAAAAGGCGATGATCCTCTCTTCTGCCGTCGGGCCCAACGCTTGTCTAGTCCGTTGGCGGCGTCCCGGCTTCTCCTTCGTCGCCGGCTTCCTTCGCCTTCTTcgccgcctcggcggcgtcgagccTCTCCCGCAACGCGCGCGCCTCCTCCCTGAGCCGCgcgccctcccgcgccgcccgcgcgcgcgcggccgccacGCGGTTCAGCTCCACGGCCAGCCGCGCGTTCGCGGCGCGGAGCTCCGCGACGCGCGACGACAGGTCGTCCAGCTGGCccctccgccgcgcgcgtgcgcgcCGCGCTGACTCTCGGTTCGAAGCCTGACGCCTCGCCctccgctcgccgtcgcgcgcggcggccgcgactgCAGCGCCACCGGCAGCCTgcggctccacctcgcccgtgCCCACGCCCACGCTCGAcacggagccgccgccggcacccgcGCCGTGGCAGCTGTAGCTGCACCAcaggccatcgccgccgccgccgcccgagtaGCCGTGCGGCAGCAAGTAGAAGCTCGCGAAGTCCGCCGCGCCGAGCGGGTGGCGCGCCAACGTCGCCATGTCTCTCTGCATGATTGGACGCGCTAGCTCTAGCGGTTGCAGGCAGCTCTGCAAAAGTTTTTTCGAGAAGAATACGTTGTATTAAGAAGGAGGCAGCTCTGCAAAAGTTGCAATGAGGAGGAGATGATTGGGAAGAGCTTTGCCGTATTTAAAGGTTGAGTCTTTCGATcaatggagggagggagatgatGTATGGAGAATGGAGATTTGAGGTGAGTGAGTTCCTTTAAACTTCAAAAAAAGGGCGCTAAAGCTAACAGGCATTGTGGTGAGAGCGATAACCTGTCTTTTTGCGTCCTGTTGCGTCTTCATGCAGGATTATCCTGTCGATTTTTTCGGCACACGTCATTGTCCTCTGATGGCAAAATTTCTATCTGTCACAAGTACCACACGCCAATAATCGTAGGCTGATAAAGGGAGGAGATAAGCCTTTATTCAGAaatgttcttcttcttcctcgcgggTGGAAATTTCTGCCATGAAGTCACCTCAATTCCTGCCACTTTCTCACCGGAAATTTGCACGCAAAGTATGCATGCTTTCAATCAGGTTCAGGTATGTGCGAGTGCTTTGGAAAATGATCTTGCTTATGGAGCCTCAAGCATGGGCTTGACAAATTTTgcgtcttttttttccctttttggtGAGCTAACTCTCGATCTCATGTAGTCATGTTTCAGAGCTTACATTTTACTCAAGTAAGCAAGAGGACAAGAATTGCGCACTTGTTGTGACAAGGCAGCGATGACGTTGCCTTTATTCCTTTTCGCGTTAAGATATGACAGCAATATGTTTTCATATAGTGACGCCACAAAGAAAACACTTGGTAAATAAAAAAACCAAATAATGCCAGTAATAAGCCAACTGTTTGGCGCACTTTGGTGATTTGGGTGCATGCATGCTGCATGATTGTGATATTTCTGGTACTGTTTGGTCAATCCTTTAGTTTGGCGTCACATAGGGACCTTTAATTTGATTCATATATTTTATTCAGTTTTGTAAAGACTAGAGAGCTAGTTTTGCTTACACACAGTCACAGACACACAAGCATAGTTCCCTGACAGACATCATCAGACTGAAAAATGATGGTTGCAACATCAATCTCTGCATGATTCCAACagcagcaattttttttttgccaattcaTATGGTATTTTTTGTGAACCGACAATCTACACAAATATGATATCTCCTAGGCCTCCTAGGCCTAGTTTGCATACCATAATTAATAAGTTTTTATTTGCTTACCTGCCAAGGCCATTAGTGACAATATACAATTCTGGTCCAGTATGGTGTATGCCTAAGACAACTGGAGCTGTCTAAAGCAAAATTTGTACTGTGTGGAATGGAGTACCACAGAAAAACAATTCTTTTGAGCAGGTGCCACAGAAGTTTAGGACAGTATGTATACAATTATCTAAAGCAGAGGTTAGAAATCAGACGGCATATGGTTGTTTATGGCGACTCAAGCTGACCATCAACTTTTGAAACACCAGGCTCTGTCTTACCCAATTTCCCCAACGACCACCATCACCATGAGCACAACAGCAGGTTACTGTCTTAGCCAAACATTGCTTTAGTACTTTGCCGACCACCACGCTGTTTTGATTGATAGCTATGTTATCTAGAAACTAACGCTTCTAAGAAGTCGTCATCAGATATTCAGGAATAATGACAGTTGCTGGTGTCTAAATCATTCAGTTAATCTGCACTTCTTCTTTTTTCGAAAGACTCGGAAAGATTCCGGCACATATTAATAAGAAGAAAACA
Above is a genomic segment from Setaria viridis chromosome 4, Setaria_viridis_v4.0, whole genome shotgun sequence containing:
- the LOC117852255 gene encoding amino acid transporter AVT6A; this translates as MAIGDGSSNGNQQSARKEIRDETTPLLPVKVEEDDGFHEFNGASFSGAVFNLSTTIVGAGIMALPASIKMLGIIPGILMIIIVALLTEASIDMLVRCSHQGKITSYGWLMGEVFGQWGRIALQASIIINNVGVLIVYMIIIGDVLSGTTSAGVHHRGILEGWFGAHMWNSRPIVLLATALLVFAPLVSFKRLDSLRYTSALSVALAVVFVVITAGIAIIKLFNGTVAMPKLFPELDGLNSIWNLFTAVPVLVTAYICHYNVHSIDNELEDRTQIKPIVRTSLVLCSSVYIATSFFAYLLFGEGTLDDVLANFDANLGIPFSSVFDDIVRVSYAAHVMLVFPIVFFALRLNLDGLLFPTSRHISHDNKRFAIITITLLTVIYLAAILIPSIWDAFQFTGATAAVLIGFIFPAMVILRDSYGIATKRDKILAVTMIVLAVLSNSVALYSDAMNIFRKKEVA
- the LOC117852256 gene encoding uncharacterized protein, with product MADFGDELFLDVGDDGFGDLSYVTLSQSIEEDLACPRNLPSPGGFDLGTLTPTPGSPFSFDSDPDLSGLSPSQPPSPPFWDCLEAELADHGFEWEDIADAAPGVGGRGGAAASGGGGGGRGLGVDIDLDADVFGFVDEREMLGVMEGIDSGDDDSIFSDGPPFDFGEGDAELDGIFRGGVGWELLPVPLDEDEFEVLPGHLADAAVGGAPPAARAAVERLQVVAVRGEEAAQGCAVCKDGIAQGELATRLPCAHFYHGACIGPWLAIRNSCPVCRYELPTDDPEYERRRARRRSISTAQLGGLMQM
- the LOC117852257 gene encoding uncharacterized protein, with protein sequence MQRDMATLARHPLGAADFASFYLLPHGYSGGGGGDGLWCSYSCHGAGAGGGSVSSVGVGTGEVEPQAAGGAAVAAAARDGERRARRQASNRESARRARARRRGQLDDLSSRVAELRAANARLAVELNRVAAARARAAREGARLREEARALRERLDAAEAAKKAKEAGDEGEAGTPPTD